In Primulina eburnea isolate SZY01 chromosome 14, ASM2296580v1, whole genome shotgun sequence, the following proteins share a genomic window:
- the LOC140811428 gene encoding LOW QUALITY PROTEIN: protein NLP6-like (The sequence of the model RefSeq protein was modified relative to this genomic sequence to represent the inferred CDS: deleted 1 base in 1 codon): MKILEEPQQETNPIPVQPSCAASDGLMDLDFDLDGCWPLDQIFAAAAAASGPGSPFLISNSEQPCSPPWVFPDDSHDGGIVSNGGFRLSHCSKFPVPSCNPSSVTESALAKDEKKIQISPFMGFMPIDSPDGSCIIKERMAQALRHFKDSTEQHVLAQVWAPVKNGNQYMLTTSGQPFFLDPNSNGLHQYRLVSLKYMFSVGGDTDGELGLPGRVFHKKLPEWTPNVQYYSSKEFPRLTHALHYNVRGTLALPVFEPSGQSCVGVLELIMTSQKINYAPEVDKVCKALEAVNLKSSEILDHQSPQICNEGRQNALAEILEILTVVCETHMLPLAQTWVPCRHRSVLANGGGFKKTCSSFDGSCMGQVCMSTTDVAFYVVDAHLWGFREACAEHHLQKGQGVAGRAFGSNNSCFCEDITKFCKTEYPLVHYARMFGLRSSFAICLRSTHTGDDDYVLEFFLPPNGQGYRDQQAFLDSLLVTMKQHFPSLRVASGKDLDDSWRSIEIITTYEKPRPWPDFTETSPPVSATIPNGEMMHHDGDSKLHVVASTAEGKDKGKKREKKRGKAEKTISLEVLQQYFAGSLKDAAKSLGVCPTTMKRICRQHGISRWPSRKINKVNRSLSKLKRVIESVQGGEGTFSLTSIATNSIPVAVGSVTWATNLNGPNQYSSPDNKASESREQIGALTLFRASEANEQAGTSNLADGVARIEKQSHQETSILAADASNRSRSGCGSREESTGIPASQGSCQGSPCLRDDTSPQNVSPTDEQFLKATGRSLELSGKQPREINLSSTFSIPDDLVTTPQEPFGGMLVEDAGSSHDLRNLCQGNEPLFEEHVTECSWTKPPFLDAIPKEVMVAAPVNKMEQFLDMPEVKTITIKATYREDIIRFRLSIDSGIEKLKEEVAKRLKLELGTFDIKYLDDDHEWVLIACDADLQECIDVSRSSGGNIIRLLVHDMMANLGSSCESSGE, translated from the exons ATGAAAATATTAGAGGAACCTCAACAAGAAACGAACCCAATTCCAGTTCAGCCGTCCTGTGCTGCTTCGGATGGACTGATGGATTTAGACTTCGATCTCGATGGCTGCTGGCCGTTGGATCAGATCTTTGCGGCTGCAGCTGCAGCATCGGGACCTGGGTCGCCGTTTTTGATATCCAACTCCGAGCAGCCTTGTTCGCCTCCCTGGGTCTTTCCAGATGACAGTCACGATGGGGGTATTGTATCCAATGGAGGTTTTAGGCTCTCACACTGCTCGAAATTTCCAGTTCCTTCTT GTAATCCAAGTTCGGTTACCGAAAGTGCACTTGCAAAGGATGAAAAGAAgattcaaatttcaccatttatGGGATTTATGCCAATAGACTCCCCTGATGGATCATGTATTATAAAGGAAAGAATGGCGCAGGCTCTTAGGCACTTTAAAGATTCGACTGAACAGCATGTCTTAGCTCAGGTCTGGGCACCTGTAAAGAATGGTAATCAGTATATGCTCACGACTTCAGGGCAACCCTTTTTTCTTGATCCCAACAGTAATGGGCTTCATCAGTATAGGCTAGTTTCTCTAAAGTACATGTTTTCTGTGGGCGGAGACACTGATGGAGAACTCGGACTTCCGGGACGTGTCTTTCATAAAAAGTTGCCTGAATGGACGCCTAATGTACAATATTATTCCAGCAAAGAGTTTCCTCGGCTGACCCATGCCTTGCATTACAACGTAAGAGGAACTTTAGCTTTGCCTGTGTTTGAACCATCTGGGCAGTCTTGTGTTGGTGTATTGGAGCTAATAATGACCTCCCAGAAAATCAACTATGCTCCGGAGGTTGACAAAGTTTGCAAGGCGCTAGAG GCAGTGAATTTGAAAAGTTCGGAAATATTGGATCATCAAAGCCCACAG ATATGCAATGAAGGACGCCAAAATGCTCTGGCAGAAATCTTGGAAATACTAACTGTGGTGTGTGAAACTCACATGCTACCTCTGGCTCAAACTTGGGTTCCGTGCAGACACCGCAGTGTCCTAGCAAATGGTGGTGGCTTCAAGAAAACTTGCAGTAGCTTTGATGGAAGCTGTATGGGACAGGTTTGCATGTCCACAACCGATGTAGCATTTTATGTTGTCGATGCTCACTTGTGGGGTTTTCGGGAAGCCTGTGCGGAGCATCACTTGCAAAAGGGGCAGGGTGTTGCTGGCAGGGCGTTTGGCTCTAATAATTCGTGTTTCTGTGAAGATATTACAAAGTTTTGCAAAACTGAGTATCCGTTGGTACATTACGCACGAATGTTTGGTTTGAGGAGTAGTTTCGCCATTTGTTTACGTAGCACTCATACGGGAGATGACGACTATGTCCTTGAATTTTTCTTGCCCCCGAATGGTCAAGGCTACAGAGACCAGCAGGCGTTTTTGGACTCCCTTTTAGTGACGATGAAACAACATTTTCCGAGCTTGAGAGTTGCTTCT GGAAAGGACCTTGATGATTCATGGAGGTCCATTGAGATTATTACTACATACGAAAAACCCCGTCCCTGGCCCGACTTTACTGAAACATCTCCTCCTGTATCTGCCACTATACCTAATGGTGAGATGATGCATCATGATGGCGACAGCAAACTGCATGTTGTTGCATCTACTGCTGAAGGTAAAGATAAGGGTAAGAAACGAGAGAAAAAACGGGGAAAGGCCGAGAAAACAATTAGCTTAGAGGTTCTGCAGCAATATTTTGCAGGTAGTCTTAAGGATGCTGCGAAGAGTCTTGGCG TTTGCCCTACAACGATGAAACGAATCTGTAGGCAGCATGGAATCTCTCGCTGGCCTTCTCGCAAGATAAACAAGGTTAACCGCTCTCTTTCGAAGCTGAAGCGTGTAATAGAATCTGTACAAGGTGGCGAAGGAACATTCAGTTTGACTTCTATAGCTACAAATTCCATTCCTGTTGCGGTGGGTTCAGTCACTTGGGCAACGAATTTGAATGGACCAAATCAATACTCCTCACCTGACAATAAAGCATCTGAATCTCGGGAACAGATTGGGGCGCTTACTTTGTTTAGGGCCTCTGAAGCTAATGAACAAGCAGGCACATCAAATCTTGCAGATGGAGTAGCAAGAATTGAGAAACAATCTCATCAAGAAACCAGTATTTTGGCTGCTGACGCTTCAAACAGATCAAGAAGTGGGTGTGGCTCAAGAGAAGAGAGCACAGGCATTCCTGCTTCGCAAGGTTCGTGTCAAGGTAGCCCCTGCCTTAGGGATGATACTTCCCCTCAAAATGTTTCACCTACCGATGAACAATTTTTGAAAGCTACTGGGCGATCACTTGAACTATCGGGCAAACAACCGAGAGAAATAAATCTGTCATCTACATTCTCAATACCTGATGATCTTGTCACAACACCCCAGGAGCCATTCGGAGGAATGCTGGTAGAGGATGCAGGAAGTTCACACGATCTGAGAAATTTGTGCCAGGGAAACGAACCTCTGTTCGAAGAGCATGTCACCGAATGTAGCTGGACAAAACCTCCGTTTCTGGATGCCATTCCCAAAGAAGTCATGGTTGCTGCTCCAGTCAATAAAATGGAGCAATTTTTGGACATGCCAGaggtgaaaaccatcactataAAAGCCACATACAGGGAAGATATAATCAGGTTCCGACTTTCCATAGATTCCGGGATTGAAAAACTAAAGGAAGAAGTGGCCAAGAGGCTTAAGTTAGAGCTCGGaacgtttgatatcaaataTCTTGACGATGATCACGAATGGGTTTTAATAGCTTGTGATGCAGACTTGCAGGAATGCATCGACGTATCGAGATCTTCTGGTGGCAACATAATTCGGCTTCTGGTTCATGACATGATGGCAAATCTTGGAAGCTCTTGTGAGAGCTCTGGTGAATGA